The following proteins are co-located in the Lagenorhynchus albirostris chromosome 2, mLagAlb1.1, whole genome shotgun sequence genome:
- the GLRX2 gene encoding glutaredoxin 2 isoform X4 has translation MCRRRAALVGTRLVRSGSRSAGRLQGAAGVSASGMGNSTSSSLGNTATTPMNQIQEIISNNCVVIFSKTSCSYCTMAKTLFNDMSVNYKVVELDMLEHGSQLQDALHEMTGERTVPRIFVNGTFIGGATDTHRLHREGKLLPLVHQCYPKKKQRQDGHVQQRSRYQ, from the exons ATGTGCAGGCGCCGCGCAGCACTGGTGGGGACGCGGCTTGTCCGGAGCGGGAGCAGGTCGGCGGGCCGGCTCCAGGGGGCAGCGGGAGTTTCGGCCTCTGG gATGGGGAACAGCACATCGTCATCTTTGGGGAACACAGCAACTACTCCCATGAATCAGATCCAA GAAATCATTTCTAATAATTGTGTGGTGATTTTCTCCAAAACTTCTTGTTCTTACTGTACGATGGCAAAAACACTTTTTAACGACATGAGTGTAAACTATAAAGTGGTGGAATTGGACATGCTTGAACACGGAAGCCAGTTACAAGACGCTCTTCACGAAATGACCGGTGAAAGAACT GTGCCAAGAATATTTGTCAATGGAACTTTTATTGGCGGTGCAACTGACACTCACAGGCTTCACAGAGAAGGGAAATTGCTTCCACTAGTTCACCAGTGTTATCCaaaaaaaa AGCAACGGCAGGATGGACATGTCCAGCAAAGGTCTCGTTATCAGTGA
- the GLRX2 gene encoding glutaredoxin 2 isoform X2: MCRRRAALVGTRLVRSGSRSAGRLQGAAGVSASGMGNSTSSSLGNTATTPMNQIQEIISNNCVVIFSKTSCSYCTMAKTLFNDMSVNYKVVELDMLEHGSQLQDALHEMTGERTVPRIFVNGTFIGGATDTHRLHREGKLLPLVHQCYPKKTFSGERRWVPSLQNKALTDAVVNSVQQD, translated from the exons ATGTGCAGGCGCCGCGCAGCACTGGTGGGGACGCGGCTTGTCCGGAGCGGGAGCAGGTCGGCGGGCCGGCTCCAGGGGGCAGCGGGAGTTTCGGCCTCTGG gATGGGGAACAGCACATCGTCATCTTTGGGGAACACAGCAACTACTCCCATGAATCAGATCCAA GAAATCATTTCTAATAATTGTGTGGTGATTTTCTCCAAAACTTCTTGTTCTTACTGTACGATGGCAAAAACACTTTTTAACGACATGAGTGTAAACTATAAAGTGGTGGAATTGGACATGCTTGAACACGGAAGCCAGTTACAAGACGCTCTTCACGAAATGACCGGTGAAAGAACT GTGCCAAGAATATTTGTCAATGGAACTTTTATTGGCGGTGCAACTGACACTCACAGGCTTCACAGAGAAGGGAAATTGCTTCCACTAGTTCACCAGTGTTATCCaaaaaaaa CTTTCAGTGGTGAGCGCAGATGGGTGCCTTCTCTGCAAAATAAGGCTCTCACTGATGCAGTTGTGAACTCG GTACAGCAGGActag
- the GLRX2 gene encoding glutaredoxin 2 isoform X1, with protein sequence MCRRRAALVGTRLVRSGSRSAGRLQGAAGVSASGMGNSTSSSLGNTATTPMNQIQEIISNNCVVIFSKTSCSYCTMAKTLFNDMSVNYKVVELDMLEHGSQLQDALHEMTGERTVPRIFVNGTFIGGATDTHRLHREGKLLPLVHQCYPKKTFSGERRWVPSLQNKALTDAVVNSVLHAQIQPTAVQGSNQPFRGPLYL encoded by the exons ATGTGCAGGCGCCGCGCAGCACTGGTGGGGACGCGGCTTGTCCGGAGCGGGAGCAGGTCGGCGGGCCGGCTCCAGGGGGCAGCGGGAGTTTCGGCCTCTGG gATGGGGAACAGCACATCGTCATCTTTGGGGAACACAGCAACTACTCCCATGAATCAGATCCAA GAAATCATTTCTAATAATTGTGTGGTGATTTTCTCCAAAACTTCTTGTTCTTACTGTACGATGGCAAAAACACTTTTTAACGACATGAGTGTAAACTATAAAGTGGTGGAATTGGACATGCTTGAACACGGAAGCCAGTTACAAGACGCTCTTCACGAAATGACCGGTGAAAGAACT GTGCCAAGAATATTTGTCAATGGAACTTTTATTGGCGGTGCAACTGACACTCACAGGCTTCACAGAGAAGGGAAATTGCTTCCACTAGTTCACCAGTGTTATCCaaaaaaaa CTTTCAGTGGTGAGCGCAGATGGGTGCCTTCTCTGCAAAATAAGGCTCTCACTGATGCAGTTGTGAACTCG GTTCTGCATGcccagattcaaccaaccgccgTTCAAGGGTCCAACCAGCCATTCAGGGGTCCACTGTATTTGTGA
- the GLRX2 gene encoding glutaredoxin 2 isoform X3: protein MCRRRAALVGTRLVRSGSRSAGRLQGAAGVSASGMGNSTSSSLGNTATTPMNQIQEIISNNCVVIFSKTSCSYCTMAKTLFNDMSVNYKVVELDMLEHGSQLQDALHEMTGERTVPRIFVNGTFIGGATDTHRLHREGKLLPLVHQCYPKKSTAGLEKQTEDQNVRRKEF, encoded by the exons ATGTGCAGGCGCCGCGCAGCACTGGTGGGGACGCGGCTTGTCCGGAGCGGGAGCAGGTCGGCGGGCCGGCTCCAGGGGGCAGCGGGAGTTTCGGCCTCTGG gATGGGGAACAGCACATCGTCATCTTTGGGGAACACAGCAACTACTCCCATGAATCAGATCCAA GAAATCATTTCTAATAATTGTGTGGTGATTTTCTCCAAAACTTCTTGTTCTTACTGTACGATGGCAAAAACACTTTTTAACGACATGAGTGTAAACTATAAAGTGGTGGAATTGGACATGCTTGAACACGGAAGCCAGTTACAAGACGCTCTTCACGAAATGACCGGTGAAAGAACT GTGCCAAGAATATTTGTCAATGGAACTTTTATTGGCGGTGCAACTGACACTCACAGGCTTCACAGAGAAGGGAAATTGCTTCCACTAGTTCACCAGTGTTATCCaaaaaaaa GTACAGCAGGActagaaaagcaaacagaagacCAAAATGTCagaagaaaggaattttaa
- the GLRX2 gene encoding glutaredoxin 2 isoform X5: MCRRRAALVGTRLVRSGSRSAGRLQGAAGVSASGMGNSTSSSLGNTATTPMNQIQEIISNNCVVIFSKTSCSYCTMAKTLFNDMSVNYKVVELDMLEHGSQLQDALHEMTGERTVPRIFVNGTFIGGATDTHRLHREGKLLPLVHQCYPKKSKRKGF; the protein is encoded by the exons ATGTGCAGGCGCCGCGCAGCACTGGTGGGGACGCGGCTTGTCCGGAGCGGGAGCAGGTCGGCGGGCCGGCTCCAGGGGGCAGCGGGAGTTTCGGCCTCTGG gATGGGGAACAGCACATCGTCATCTTTGGGGAACACAGCAACTACTCCCATGAATCAGATCCAA GAAATCATTTCTAATAATTGTGTGGTGATTTTCTCCAAAACTTCTTGTTCTTACTGTACGATGGCAAAAACACTTTTTAACGACATGAGTGTAAACTATAAAGTGGTGGAATTGGACATGCTTGAACACGGAAGCCAGTTACAAGACGCTCTTCACGAAATGACCGGTGAAAGAACT GTGCCAAGAATATTTGTCAATGGAACTTTTATTGGCGGTGCAACTGACACTCACAGGCTTCACAGAGAAGGGAAATTGCTTCCACTAGTTCACCAGTGTTATCCaaaaaaaagtaagaggaaaGGATTTTAG